GTCGTGGGCGCCATCGCCGGCTTCGTGCTCGGCCTCGTGAACTCCTTCAAGCGCATGCCGGGTGCGGGCCTCGTGCTCGCCTACTCGGCCGCGCAGGGCGTGTTCGTCGGCGCGTTCTCGCTGTGGATGGAGATGGCGTTCCCCGGCATCGTGCTGCAGGCGACGCTCGCCACGCTCGCGGTCGTGGGCGTCACGCTCGCGCTGTTCGCCAGCGGCAAGGTGCGCACGTCGCCCCGCATGACGAAGATCGTGCTGATCGCCTCGCTCGGCTACCTCGTCTTCAGCCTCGTGAACGTCGGCTTCATGGTCTTCGGCCAGAACATCCCGTTCGGCAACGGCACGTTCGGGGACCTCGCCTGGGGCGCCCGATCGATCGAGATCATGGGCATGCCGCTCGGTGTGATCATCGGCATCCTGGCCGTGCTGATGGCCGCGTACATGCTCGTCATGGACTTCGAGTTCGTGCAGAACGGCGCCCGCAACGGCGCCCCGCGCAAGCTCGGCTGGAAGGCGTCCTTCGGCATCGTCGCGACCGTCATCTGGATCTACGTCGAGATCCTGCGCATCATCGCGATCCTGCGCGGCAACGACTGATACGCATCACTCGCACGAAGGGCTCGTCCTCCGGGACGGGCCCTTCGTCGTTCCCGCCAGGATCCGCCGCGCGCAATCTGCTCGGCGACGACCCGCACCGCGAGGTCGACCTCGGCCACGAGGTCGCCCGCTGACCTCGGCGGCGCCCCCTGGGTCAGTCCAGCGGCCCGCCCTCCGCGATCACGCGGTCGATCAGGGTGCGGACGACGCGGGTGTCCTGACGCAGGCCGTCGTGCTCGTACTCGTTCGTGACCCACAGGTGCGTGTTCGGCACCTCGCGCGCGGTCTGCTGCGCATAGCCGAAGTCGACGTACATGTCGTCGAAGTACATCGCCGCCGCGATCGGCACCTCGTTGCGGCGCAGCCGGGCCGCGTCGTAGAGCGCCGGATGGTCCTCCCGCTCGGCGAGCGCGAGCGCCGCGTCCCGGAAGGGCCGCAGCGACGCGATCTCGTCGTACATCCAGGGGAAGAACATCTCGCCGGTGAACGGCACGGGCGAGGCGTCAGGCTCGAACCCGCCGAGCTCGGCGCGCACGCGCTCCGCCGCCCAGGCGGTCGCGCCCGGCCCGTCTGCGTAGATCTCCTCCTGGAGCAGCGCGTACAGCGGGCCGCCCCAGTACTGCGTGTGCGCGTCGATCTCGGCGAGGAAGTGGTCGCTGAGACGCCCCGGAGCCGAGAACGCCTCGTCGAACAGCCAGTGCAGCTGCTCGAACCCGGGCTGCATGCCGAACTCGATGCCGAGGGTCTGCAGGCGGCGCGCGCTCAGCCGGTCGCCGCTCGGGAGGCGCACCTCGGTGTTCTCCACCACGTCGACCACGCGCGCGATCACCTCGGCGTCCTGCGGGTAGCGCCGGTAGAACTCGGCGGTCTTGTCGCCGACGCGCGGCAGCGTGCGGCGGTACACGTCGACGACATCCGGCTCGAACGACGTCAGCCCGCCCGTGACGTATGCGGCCGACACGGCCTCGGGATGGAACGACAGGTAGCTCAGCGTCAGGAAGCCCCCGTAGCTCTGTCCGAGGGTCTGCCAGCGCACGCCGTCGAACACCGTCCGGCGCAGGTGCTCGAGATCGGCGATGATCTGCTCGGCCCGGAACATCCGGATGTACTCCGCGGCCTCGGCCGCCGACATCCCCGCGATCGACGCCGCCTCGACGCGGGTCGAGCGGCCCGTGCCGCGCTGATCCAGCAGCAGCACGCGGTGCGTCCGCAGCACCTCGTCGATCCAGTCGGCACCCGGCATGGGTCGCGGCCCCTTGCCGCCGGGACCGCCCTGCAGGAACACCAGGATGGGCGCGTCCTGCCGCTGCACGTGCGCGACCTCGCGCGCGAACACCTCGATGCTCCGCCCGTCCTCCGGTGCGGTCCAGTCGAGGGGCACGGTCACGGTGTGGTCGCGGATGACGCGGTCGCGCATCCGATACGAGGAGACGGTCATGCCTCCATCCTCCCCGCTCGCGGTTGGACCGGACGGCGCCGAGGGCCCACCCGCGCGGTGAGCGCTCGGCGGCCGGCGGTCAGCCGAGGTCGGAGCCGAATCGCACGGCGCCGACGAGCGGACGCACCGCCTTCTCGAATCGGCGGTCCACGAAGTAGCGCTTGAGCCGGTCATGCAGCAGCTCGTTGCCGATCGCGGCCATGATCATGGACTGGTCGAGGCTCAGATACCGCTCCGCGATCCGGCCGCTGCCGACCGCGACCGCATCGTAGAAGCCGCCGGGCCCGTATGCGTCGAGCTCCCGCTCGAGACCCTCGAGGTTCTCGAGCACCTCGTCGCGCGCGTACGGCAGGGCGAGGAACGCCGCGTGCGGCGTCACGACCCCGTCGCCGAAGTCCGGCGCCGGATCGGTCGCCTCGCGGCAGCCCTCGTACCCGACGTCGACGTTCGTCCGCTCGACGTCGCTCGCGTAGCCGTCCGACGAGATGCCGACGACCTCGACGCCGTACTCGCGGTACTCGCCGTAGGGGTCGGACGCGGGCGAGAAGCCCCAGTAGCCGTAGCCGGCCTCCTCCAGCCCGTGCACGATCTGCGCGCGCACGGTCGCGGGATGGTTCACGGCCCAGGAGCGCTTGCCCCAGGCCGCCTCGGGCACGAACAGGTCGGGCATCAGCGCCTCGAACATGCTGCCGCCCCAGGCGGGCACGAGCCTCATCCCGGCGTACGAGTAGACGCCCTCGTAGACGGGGACGCCGAGGTACTCGCGCGTCTGCCCCGTCGGCTTCTGCTCCTGCCAGCCCCAGTCGCAGCCGCGATCCGGCATCGTGCGGTAGGTGCCGTACAGCCCCTCGCGCGGGATCTGGCCGTTGGCGATGCCGAGGTAGGTGGCGATCCGCGCCTCGCTCACGGTCGTGTCGTACCAGTGGCACGTGTAGTACACATCCGGGCCGTCGTCGCCGTAGTTGCCCGGCACGGAGCATCCGGGCGGAGGCTCGACCCAGAAACCGCCGCGGTTGATCCCGACCTCGGGTCGCGCGTCGAGGTCGTGGTACCAGCCGAAGTCCATGCTCTCGTACAGGGCGTCGGCCTCGTCGGCGAGGCGCGGCTCCGCCTCGCGCACGACGCGGAGGGCGGTCGCGAGCCAGCCGTTGTCGACCGTCGAGAGGAACGGGTGCACGGCGCTGCCGTCGGCCGGCCAGGTGGTGAGCTTGCGGCCGTCCGCGGGCGAGTACCAGTTGTAGAACATGCCGCTCGGCTCGTGCCGCTCGATCGTCGCGAGCGTCTCCAGCGTCTGCGCCATCCGCTCTCGCGCCTCGCCGCGCGAGATGATGCGCAGGTCGCGCGCGACGACGGTCGACCACAGGTAGCCGCCGATGTTCGTCGGGCTCGTGTAGCCGCTCGCGCCCTCCAGATCACCCGGGATGTTGTCGGCGATCAGGCCCGTGCGCTCGTCGGTCATGGCGGCGAGCGACTCCCAGGTGTCCTCCGCGTAGCGGTGCAGGGTCCGCTCGCCCGGCGGTCCACCGGCATTCGCCGCCGACATCGGCACGAGCAGCAGCGCCGCCAGGGCGCATCCGATCGCGGTCCGCAGTCTCGATCGCATGGGGAACTCCTTCGTTCGTCGCGTGCGGTGTGAGAAGCATGACCCCAATACCGAGCAAGCGCAAGGTTTTGTGCTCAGCGCTCGGAATCTGCTTCCCCGCTGCGCGGTTCGAGGAGATAGCCGCGGATGAACTCGTCGAACGCCGCCGTCATGTCGAGCGACTCGTCGAGCAGCCACTGCTGCTGGAGCCCGTCCATCACGGCCGAGATCAGCCGCGCCGCGTGATCGGGGTCGACGTCGGGGCGGATCAGCCCGTCGCGCTGCGCGTCCGCGAGCACGGCGCTCGCGGAGGCCGCGGTCTCGGCATACCGGCGGGCGAACACGTCGTGCGCCGGGTGCTCGGTGTCCGTCGCCTCGGCCGAGATCACCGTGTACAGCGAGGTGAGCCCGCGCGTCGTCTGGTTGTACGCGACGACCTTGCGCACCTGCTCGAGGAGCGTGAACTCCGACACGTCACCGGCCGCGGCCTGCACGCGCGCGTCGCGTTCGCGGATCACCTCGGCGAACAGCTCCTCCTTGCTGGAGAAGTGATGGAGCAGGCCGGCGGGGGTCAGATCGACCCGCTTGGCGATCTCCCGCAGCGACCCGCTGTGGTAGCCGCTGCGCCCGAAGACCGTGAGCGCCGCCTCGATGATCTGCCGCCGCTTCGCCTGGCCCTTCGCATAGCTGCCGCGGGCACCGCGTCGAGGACGCGCCGTCGCGTCCGCTTCCTGCTCCATGCACCGAATCTACACCGGAGAACGACCAATACCTACCGCATGTCCGGTTTTAGGGTTACAGTGTCGGCACCGGCGCACCGCCGGATGCGGATCTGCCGCGGCGAGGACGCCCGGCGCGAACAGCGACCAATGGAGGCCGACGATGTTTCGAATGACGTCAGCGAAGGCGGCGAAGAGGCTCGCCGTTGCGGGCGCCGTCACGATCGCGAGCGCTCTCGTGCTCACGGGCTGCGGACGCGGCGATGCAGGCGGGGGCGGGGACGCGGGCGCCCCCGCGGGCGAGGCGATCGACGACTCCCCCGCCACGGGCACGATCGAGGTCTGGGCGATGGGGAACGAAGGCGAGGTCCTCGGCAAGCTCGCCGCACAGTTCGAGGAGCAGAACCCGGACGTCACGGTGAACGTGACGGCCGTGCCCTGGGAGAGCGCGCACGACCGCATCGCGACATCCATCGCGGGTGGCGAGACCCCCGACATCACGATGCTCGGCACGACGTGGGTGGGCGAGTTCGCCGCGACCGGCGCGTTCGAACCCACACCCGAAGGGCTCGTGGACGAGGGATCGTTCTTCCCCGGATCCTGGGACACGACGGTCGTCGACGACGTCGCGTACGGCGTGCCCTGGTACGTCGACACGCGCGTGCTCTACTACCGCACGGACCTGGCCGAGGCCGCCGGCGTCGAGCCGCCCGCCACGTGGGACGAGTACAAGGAGTTCGCCGCGGCGCTGAAGGATCAGGGCGCGACGTCCGGCGTCTCCCTGCCGCCGGGCGGCTTCGACTCGTGGCAGTACGTGGCGCCCCTCGTCTGGCAGCAGGGCGGCGACATCCTCGCGGACGACGGCTCGACCTTCACCCTCGACACCCCGGAGTGGAAGGAGGCGTTCGAGTTCTACGCGAGCTTCTTCGAGGAGGGCGTCTCGGAGCCCGTCCGGCTCGAGGGCGGCGAGATCGAGCAGAAGTTCATCTCGGGCGAGGTGGGGTCGTTCTTCAGCGGCCCGTTCCACGTCAGCCTGCTGCTCGAGCAGGGCGGAGAGGAGTTCGCCGACAAGTTCGGGGTCGCGATGGTGCCCGGGGCCGACAGCCGCACGAGCTTCACGGGCGGCGGCAACCTCGCCGTGTTCGAGGACACGGAGAACCGCGACGCCTCCTGGAAGTTCGTGCGCTGGCTGAGCCAGCCCGAGACGCAGATCGCCTGGTACGACATCTCGACGGATCTGCCGAGCGTCGAGGCGGCGTGGGACGATCCGACCTTCTCCGAGGACCCCTACCTCAGCGTGTTCGGCGAGCAGCTGCTCGACTCGAAGGCGCCGCCCGCGATCCCCACCTGGGCGCAGGTGTCGGCGGTGATCGACCAGGAGCTGGAGAAGGTCACGCGCGGCGAGACGACCGTCGACGACGCGCTCGCGGCCGTGCAGCAGCAGGCCGAGTCGATCGGCACCGGTCAGTAACCGCATGTCGGCCCTGGCCACGTCCGCCCCGGCGCGCACGGGCACGCGTCCGTCGCGCCGGAGCGGCCGCACCACCCTGATCGCGTGGGGATTCGCCGCGCCGTTCGTCATCCTGTTCCTCGTCTTCATGGCGGGACCGATCGTGCCCTCGCTGCTGATGAGCTTCACGGACCTGACGACGCGCGATCTCGAGACGCCGTTCAACGTGAACCTGATCGGCTTCGACAACTACGCGCGGCTGCTCTCCGATCCGCGCTTCCTGCGCTCGCTGCTGAACACCGCGATGTTCGTCCTCGTGGGCGTGCCCCTCACGATGGCGCTCGCGCTCGCGGTCGCCCTGGCGCTCAACACGGGGATCACCCGGTTCCGGACCGTGTTCCGGGTGGGCTACTACGCCCCCGTCGTGACGAGCATCGTCGCGATCGCGATCGTGTGGCGGTTCATCCTGCAGCCCGACGGCCTGCTGAACGGGTTTCTCGGCTGGTTCGGGATCCAGGGGCCCGACTGGCTGCAGTCCACCACGTGGGCTCTGCCGTCGCTGATCCTGATGGCGGTGTGGCGCAACATCGGCACGCTGATGGTGATCTTCCTGGCGGGCCTGCAGGGCGTGCCGCGCGAGCACCACGAAGCGGCGATGGTCGACGGCGCGGGAGCCTTCCGACGCTTCTCGTCGATCACGCTTCCCGCGCTGCGTCCCACGCTGCTGTTCGCCGCGGTCATCACGGGCATCGGGTTCCTGCAGTTCTTCGAGGAGCCGTTCGTCATGACGCGCGGCGGCCCGCTCGACGCGACCCTGTCGACCGCGATGTACACGTTCAACCAGTTCGGCTTCGGCAACTACGCCTACGCATCCGCGGCGAGCTACGTGCTCTTCCTCGCGATCGTCGCACTCTCGCTGATCCAGTTCCGCCTGCTGGGAAGGAGGGACTGACATGACCGCGATCACGCAGACGCCCGTGGCCGCCGAGCCGAGCCCGCGCCGGCGCCGCGGCGAGCGCCCCCGCTGGTGGCTCTACGTCGTGCTCACGCTCGGTCTCATCGCGATGGCCATGCCGTTCGTGTGGATGATCCTGGGCTCGTTCAAGACGAACGCCGAGATCCGGCAGCACCCCACAGGATTCCTGCCGCTCGAGCCGACGCTCGAGAACTACACGCAGCTGTTCGGCCGGCTCGACTTCACGACGTTCTTCCTCAACAGCATCGTCGTGGCGGTGTGCGTCACGGCCGGCAACATCGTGTTCTCGTCGATGGTCGGCTACGCGCTCGCCAAGCTCGAGTTCCGCGGCAAGCGCCTGCTGTTCCTGCTCGTGCTCGCGACGCTCATGGTGCCCGGGGTCGTGACGTTCGTGCCGCTGTTCGTGCTCACGGCCAACCTCGGCCTCGTCAACTCGTACCCCGGTCTCATCCTGCCGTTCCTCATCACGCCGCTCGGCGTGTTCCTCATGCGGCAGTTCATGCTCGGCCTGCCCGACGAGCTGATCGAGGCGGCCAGGATCGACGGAGCGAGCGAGTGGCGCATCTTCCTCCGCGTGATCATGCCGCTGTGCGGGCCCGCGGTCGCGACGCTCACGATCCTCACGTTCCTCGCGAGCTGGAACAACTTCCTGTGGCCGCTCGTCGTCGCCACCGGCGAGGACAAGTACACGCTGCCGGTCGCGCTGGCGCTGTACTCCGTGGGGCAGAACGCGGCGGAGTACGGGCTGATGATGGCCGGCGCGGTGATCGTCGTGGTGCCCGTCCTCGTCGTGTTCGTCGCGCTGCAGCGCCACTTCGTCCAAGGCATCGCCCTGACGGGCATCAAGTAGCAAGGAGAGACGGATGACCGACGCCCGCACGATGGACGACCTCCGCTGGCCCGACGGCTTCCTGTGGGGCGCGTCCACCGCCGCGCACCAGGTCGAGGGCGGCAACGTGAACTCCGACTGGTGGCAGCGCGAGCACGG
The Microbacterium sp. JZ31 genome window above contains:
- a CDS encoding Bax inhibitor-1/YccA family protein produces the protein MAKLGFNDPAFQTSTRPPQAPQSYAAQTYPGGPAAGQQSPGLVPPPAANLENLYSAPSADAVDTGRMTIEDTIHKTLATFAVLLVAAAAGWFVTTMNPGMGLGIAVVGAIAGFVLGLVNSFKRMPGAGLVLAYSAAQGVFVGAFSLWMEMAFPGIVLQATLATLAVVGVTLALFASGKVRTSPRMTKIVLIASLGYLVFSLVNVGFMVFGQNIPFGNGTFGDLAWGARSIEIMGMPLGVIIGILAVLMAAYMLVMDFEFVQNGARNGAPRKLGWKASFGIVATVIWIYVEILRIIAILRGND
- a CDS encoding alpha/beta fold hydrolase, with protein sequence MTVSSYRMRDRVIRDHTVTVPLDWTAPEDGRSIEVFAREVAHVQRQDAPILVFLQGGPGGKGPRPMPGADWIDEVLRTHRVLLLDQRGTGRSTRVEAASIAGMSAAEAAEYIRMFRAEQIIADLEHLRRTVFDGVRWQTLGQSYGGFLTLSYLSFHPEAVSAAYVTGGLTSFEPDVVDVYRRTLPRVGDKTAEFYRRYPQDAEVIARVVDVVENTEVRLPSGDRLSARRLQTLGIEFGMQPGFEQLHWLFDEAFSAPGRLSDHFLAEIDAHTQYWGGPLYALLQEEIYADGPGATAWAAERVRAELGGFEPDASPVPFTGEMFFPWMYDEIASLRPFRDAALALAEREDHPALYDAARLRRNEVPIAAAMYFDDMYVDFGYAQQTAREVPNTHLWVTNEYEHDGLRQDTRVVRTLIDRVIAEGGPLD
- a CDS encoding glucoamylase family protein encodes the protein MRSRLRTAIGCALAALLLVPMSAANAGGPPGERTLHRYAEDTWESLAAMTDERTGLIADNIPGDLEGASGYTSPTNIGGYLWSTVVARDLRIISRGEARERMAQTLETLATIERHEPSGMFYNWYSPADGRKLTTWPADGSAVHPFLSTVDNGWLATALRVVREAEPRLADEADALYESMDFGWYHDLDARPEVGINRGGFWVEPPPGCSVPGNYGDDGPDVYYTCHWYDTTVSEARIATYLGIANGQIPREGLYGTYRTMPDRGCDWGWQEQKPTGQTREYLGVPVYEGVYSYAGMRLVPAWGGSMFEALMPDLFVPEAAWGKRSWAVNHPATVRAQIVHGLEEAGYGYWGFSPASDPYGEYREYGVEVVGISSDGYASDVERTNVDVGYEGCREATDPAPDFGDGVVTPHAAFLALPYARDEVLENLEGLERELDAYGPGGFYDAVAVGSGRIAERYLSLDQSMIMAAIGNELLHDRLKRYFVDRRFEKAVRPLVGAVRFGSDLG
- a CDS encoding TetR/AcrR family transcriptional regulator — encoded protein: MEQEADATARPRRGARGSYAKGQAKRRQIIEAALTVFGRSGYHSGSLREIAKRVDLTPAGLLHHFSSKEELFAEVIRERDARVQAAAGDVSEFTLLEQVRKVVAYNQTTRGLTSLYTVISAEATDTEHPAHDVFARRYAETAASASAVLADAQRDGLIRPDVDPDHAARLISAVMDGLQQQWLLDESLDMTAAFDEFIRGYLLEPRSGEADSER
- a CDS encoding sugar ABC transporter substrate-binding protein, producing the protein MTSAKAAKRLAVAGAVTIASALVLTGCGRGDAGGGGDAGAPAGEAIDDSPATGTIEVWAMGNEGEVLGKLAAQFEEQNPDVTVNVTAVPWESAHDRIATSIAGGETPDITMLGTTWVGEFAATGAFEPTPEGLVDEGSFFPGSWDTTVVDDVAYGVPWYVDTRVLYYRTDLAEAAGVEPPATWDEYKEFAAALKDQGATSGVSLPPGGFDSWQYVAPLVWQQGGDILADDGSTFTLDTPEWKEAFEFYASFFEEGVSEPVRLEGGEIEQKFISGEVGSFFSGPFHVSLLLEQGGEEFADKFGVAMVPGADSRTSFTGGGNLAVFEDTENRDASWKFVRWLSQPETQIAWYDISTDLPSVEAAWDDPTFSEDPYLSVFGEQLLDSKAPPAIPTWAQVSAVIDQELEKVTRGETTVDDALAAVQQQAESIGTGQ
- a CDS encoding carbohydrate ABC transporter permease; its protein translation is MSALATSAPARTGTRPSRRSGRTTLIAWGFAAPFVILFLVFMAGPIVPSLLMSFTDLTTRDLETPFNVNLIGFDNYARLLSDPRFLRSLLNTAMFVLVGVPLTMALALAVALALNTGITRFRTVFRVGYYAPVVTSIVAIAIVWRFILQPDGLLNGFLGWFGIQGPDWLQSTTWALPSLILMAVWRNIGTLMVIFLAGLQGVPREHHEAAMVDGAGAFRRFSSITLPALRPTLLFAAVITGIGFLQFFEEPFVMTRGGPLDATLSTAMYTFNQFGFGNYAYASAASYVLFLAIVALSLIQFRLLGRRD
- a CDS encoding carbohydrate ABC transporter permease; the protein is MTAITQTPVAAEPSPRRRRGERPRWWLYVVLTLGLIAMAMPFVWMILGSFKTNAEIRQHPTGFLPLEPTLENYTQLFGRLDFTTFFLNSIVVAVCVTAGNIVFSSMVGYALAKLEFRGKRLLFLLVLATLMVPGVVTFVPLFVLTANLGLVNSYPGLILPFLITPLGVFLMRQFMLGLPDELIEAARIDGASEWRIFLRVIMPLCGPAVATLTILTFLASWNNFLWPLVVATGEDKYTLPVALALYSVGQNAAEYGLMMAGAVIVVVPVLVVFVALQRHFVQGIALTGIK